A stretch of the Streptomyces ortus genome encodes the following:
- the metH gene encoding methionine synthase — MASLPNPSLPSESAYSRARTDALREALATRVVVADGAMGTMLQAQDPTLEDFENLEGCNEILNLTRPDIVRSVHQEYFSVGVDCVETNTFGANHAALAEYDIAERVFELSQAGARIAREVADEFTASTGQQRWVLGSMGPGTKLPTLGHAPYTLLRDAYQQNAEGMIVGGADALLVETTQDLLQTKASVLGARRALDKLGVDLPLIVSVTVETTGTMLLGSEIGAALTALEPLGIDMIGLNCATGPAEMSEHLRYLARHSRIPLSCMPNAGLPVLGKNGAHYPLTAPELADAQETFVTEYGLSLIGGCCGTTPEHLRQVVERVRGLTPAPRDPRPEPGAASLYQTVPFRQDTAYMAIGERTNANGSKKFREAMLEARWDDCVEIARDQIREGAHMLDLCVDYVGRDGVADMRELAGRFATASTLPIVLDSTEVDVIRAGLEKLGGRAVINSVNYEDGDGPDSRFAKVTRLAREHGAALIALTIDEEGQARTPEHKVAIAERLIADLTGNWGIHESDILIDTLTFTICTGQEESRGDGIATIEAIRQLKQRHPDVQTTLGLSNISFGLNPAARVLLNSVFLDECVKAGLDSAIVHASKILPIARFTEEEVTTALDLIHDRRREGYDPLQKLMALFEGATTKSLKAGRAEELAALPLNERLKRRIIDGEKNGLEQDLDDALKERPALDIVNETLLDGMKVVGELFGSGQMQLPFVLQSAEVMKTAVAYLEPHMEKTDDDGKGTIVLATVRGDVHDIGKNLVDIILSNNGYTVVNLGIKQPVSAILEAAQEHRADVIGMSGLLVKSTVIMKENLEELNQRKMAADYPVILGGAALTRAYVEQDLHEIYDGEVRYARDAFEGLRLMDALIGVKRGVPGAVLPELKQRRVRATAQTVVEERPEEGAARSDVAVDNPVPTPPFWGTRVIKGIQLKEYATWLDEGALFKGQWGLKQARTGDGPTYEELVETEGRPRLRGLLDQLQTGNLLEAAVVYGYFPCVSKDDDLILLDDDGNERTRFTFPRQRRGRRLCLADFFRPEESGETDVVGLQVVTVGSRIGEETAKLFEANAYRDYLELHGLSVQLAEALAEYWHARMRSELGFAGDDPSEMEDMFALKYRGARFSLGYGACPDLEDRAKIARLLEPERIGVHLSEEFQLHPEQSTDAIVIHHPEAKYFNAR; from the coding sequence ATGGCCTCGTTGCCGAACCCGTCCCTTCCGTCCGAGTCGGCCTACAGCCGGGCTCGCACCGACGCCCTCCGCGAGGCGCTCGCCACCCGCGTGGTGGTGGCCGACGGCGCGATGGGCACCATGCTCCAGGCGCAGGACCCGACCCTCGAGGACTTCGAGAACCTCGAGGGCTGCAACGAGATCCTGAACCTCACCCGCCCCGACATCGTGCGCTCCGTCCACCAGGAATATTTCTCGGTGGGCGTCGACTGCGTCGAGACCAACACCTTCGGCGCCAACCACGCGGCCCTCGCCGAGTACGACATCGCCGAACGCGTCTTCGAGCTCTCCCAGGCAGGCGCCCGCATCGCCCGCGAGGTCGCCGACGAGTTCACCGCCTCCACCGGACAGCAGCGCTGGGTACTGGGCTCCATGGGCCCCGGCACCAAGCTGCCGACCCTCGGCCACGCCCCGTACACGCTCCTGCGCGACGCCTATCAGCAGAACGCCGAAGGCATGATCGTCGGCGGCGCCGACGCGCTGCTCGTGGAGACCACCCAGGACCTGCTGCAGACCAAGGCGTCCGTACTGGGCGCCCGCCGGGCCCTGGACAAGCTCGGCGTGGACCTGCCGCTGATCGTCTCGGTGACCGTGGAGACCACCGGCACCATGCTCCTCGGCTCGGAGATCGGCGCCGCGCTCACCGCGCTCGAACCGCTCGGCATCGACATGATCGGCCTGAACTGCGCCACCGGGCCCGCCGAGATGAGCGAGCACCTGCGCTATCTGGCCCGCCACTCCCGCATCCCGCTGTCCTGCATGCCGAACGCCGGCCTCCCCGTCCTCGGCAAGAACGGCGCCCACTACCCGCTGACCGCCCCCGAACTCGCCGACGCCCAGGAAACCTTCGTCACCGAGTACGGCCTCTCCCTGATCGGCGGCTGCTGCGGTACGACCCCCGAGCACCTGCGCCAGGTCGTCGAACGCGTCCGGGGCCTGACACCGGCCCCGCGCGACCCGCGCCCCGAGCCCGGCGCCGCCTCGCTCTACCAGACCGTGCCGTTCCGTCAGGACACCGCCTACATGGCGATCGGCGAGCGCACCAACGCCAACGGCTCGAAGAAGTTCCGCGAGGCCATGCTGGAGGCCCGCTGGGACGACTGCGTGGAGATCGCCCGCGACCAGATCCGCGAGGGCGCGCACATGCTCGACCTGTGCGTCGACTACGTGGGCCGCGACGGCGTCGCCGACATGCGGGAACTGGCCGGCCGCTTCGCCACCGCCTCCACCCTGCCGATCGTCCTGGACTCCACCGAGGTCGACGTCATCCGGGCCGGCCTGGAGAAGCTCGGCGGACGCGCGGTCATCAACTCCGTCAACTACGAGGACGGCGACGGCCCCGACTCGCGCTTCGCGAAGGTCACCCGGCTCGCGCGGGAACACGGCGCCGCGCTCATCGCCCTGACCATCGACGAGGAGGGCCAGGCGCGCACCCCCGAGCACAAGGTCGCCATCGCCGAGCGGCTCATCGCCGACCTCACCGGCAACTGGGGCATCCACGAGTCGGACATCCTCATCGACACCCTGACCTTCACCATCTGCACCGGCCAGGAGGAGTCCCGGGGTGACGGAATCGCCACCATCGAGGCGATCCGGCAGCTCAAGCAGCGCCACCCCGACGTCCAGACCACCCTCGGCCTGTCGAACATCTCCTTCGGCCTCAACCCCGCCGCGCGCGTCCTGCTCAACTCGGTCTTCCTCGACGAGTGCGTCAAGGCCGGCCTCGACTCGGCGATCGTGCACGCCTCGAAGATCCTGCCGATCGCCCGCTTCACCGAGGAGGAGGTCACCACCGCCCTCGACCTCATCCACGACCGCCGCCGCGAGGGCTACGACCCGCTGCAGAAGCTGATGGCCCTCTTCGAGGGCGCCACCACGAAGTCCCTCAAGGCCGGCCGGGCCGAGGAACTGGCCGCACTGCCCCTCAATGAGCGGCTCAAGCGGCGCATCATCGACGGCGAGAAGAACGGCCTCGAACAGGACCTCGACGACGCCCTGAAGGAGCGCCCCGCCCTCGACATCGTCAACGAGACACTCCTGGACGGCATGAAGGTCGTCGGCGAACTGTTCGGTTCCGGCCAGATGCAACTGCCGTTCGTGCTCCAGTCCGCCGAGGTGATGAAGACCGCGGTGGCTTACCTGGAACCGCACATGGAGAAGACCGACGACGACGGCAAGGGCACCATCGTGCTGGCCACCGTGCGCGGCGACGTCCACGACATCGGCAAGAACCTCGTCGACATCATCCTGTCCAACAACGGCTACACCGTCGTCAACCTCGGGATCAAGCAACCCGTCTCCGCGATCCTGGAGGCCGCCCAGGAGCACCGCGCCGACGTCATCGGCATGTCGGGGCTCCTGGTCAAGTCCACGGTGATCATGAAGGAGAACCTGGAGGAGCTCAACCAGCGCAAGATGGCCGCGGATTACCCGGTCATCCTGGGCGGCGCCGCCCTGACCAGGGCGTACGTCGAGCAGGACCTGCACGAGATCTACGACGGCGAGGTCCGCTACGCCCGCGACGCGTTCGAGGGCCTGCGCCTGATGGACGCGTTGATCGGGGTCAAGCGCGGAGTACCGGGCGCCGTACTGCCCGAGCTGAAGCAGCGCCGGGTGCGGGCCACCGCTCAGACGGTCGTCGAGGAACGCCCCGAGGAGGGCGCCGCCCGCTCGGACGTCGCCGTCGACAACCCGGTCCCGACCCCGCCCTTCTGGGGCACCCGTGTCATCAAGGGCATCCAGCTCAAGGAGTACGCGACCTGGCTCGACGAGGGAGCCCTGTTCAAGGGCCAGTGGGGCCTCAAGCAGGCCCGCACGGGCGACGGTCCGACGTACGAGGAACTGGTGGAGACCGAGGGCAGGCCGCGCCTGCGCGGCCTCCTCGACCAGCTGCAGACGGGCAACCTCCTCGAAGCGGCGGTCGTATACGGGTACTTCCCGTGCGTCTCCAAGGACGACGACCTGATCCTCCTGGACGACGACGGCAACGAACGCACCCGCTTCACCTTCCCGCGCCAGCGCCGTGGCCGCCGGCTGTGCCTGGCCGACTTCTTCCGCCCCGAGGAGTCGGGCGAGACGGACGTCGTCGGTCTCCAGGTCGTCACCGTCGGCTCCCGCATCGGCGAGGAGACGGCGAAGCTCTTCGAGGCGAACGCCTACCGCGACTACCTCGAACTGCACGGCCTGTCCGTCCAGCTGGCCGAGGCACTGGCCGAGTACTGGCACGCGCGCATGCGCTCCGAACTCGGCTTCGCGGGCGACGACCCCTCCGAGATGGAGGACATGTTCGCGCTCAAGTACCGCGGGGCCCGCTTCTCCCTCGGCTACGGCGCCTGCCCCGACCTGGAGGACCGCGCGAAGATCGCCCGCCTCCTGGAACCGGAGCGCATCGGCGTCCACCTCTCGGAGGAGTTCCAGCTCCACCCGGAACAGTCCACGGACGCCATCGTGATCCACCACCCGGAAGCGAAGTACTTCAACGCCCGCTGA
- a CDS encoding IclR family transcriptional regulator, which yields MARNIQSLERAAAMLRLLAGGERRLGLSDIASSLGLAKGTAHGILRTLQQEGFVEQDGPSGRYQLGAELLRLGTTYLDVHELRARALVWTDDLARSSGESVYLGVLHQQGVLIVHHVFRPDDSRQVLEVGAMQPLHSTALGKVLSAYDPVAHSEALEAEREEFTARTVSAPEAFEHILDLTRARGYAADVEETWTGVASVAAPIHNQRRMPVGAVGVTGAVERVCDKEGGLRPELIAAVRDCARSVSRDLGAGRF from the coding sequence ATGGCACGGAACATCCAGTCGCTCGAACGGGCGGCGGCGATGCTGCGGCTGCTCGCGGGCGGCGAGCGACGGCTCGGCCTGTCGGACATCGCCTCGTCGCTGGGCCTGGCGAAGGGCACGGCCCACGGGATCCTGCGCACCCTGCAGCAGGAGGGCTTCGTCGAGCAGGACGGGCCCTCGGGGCGCTATCAGCTGGGCGCCGAGCTGCTGCGGCTCGGGACGACCTATCTCGATGTGCACGAGCTGCGGGCGCGCGCCCTGGTGTGGACCGACGACCTGGCCCGCTCCAGCGGCGAGAGCGTCTATCTGGGAGTGCTGCACCAGCAGGGCGTGCTGATCGTGCACCACGTGTTCCGGCCCGACGACAGCCGGCAGGTGCTGGAGGTCGGGGCCATGCAGCCCCTGCACTCGACGGCACTGGGCAAGGTCCTGTCGGCGTACGACCCGGTGGCGCACAGCGAGGCCCTGGAGGCCGAGCGCGAGGAGTTCACGGCGCGTACGGTCAGCGCGCCCGAGGCGTTCGAGCACATCCTCGACCTGACCCGCGCGCGCGGGTACGCGGCCGATGTCGAGGAGACCTGGACGGGAGTGGCGTCGGTCGCGGCGCCGATCCACAACCAGCGGCGGATGCCCGTCGGCGCGGTGGGGGTCACGGGGGCGGTGGAGCGCGTCTGCGACAAGGAGGGCGGGCTGCGTCCCGAGCTGATCGCCGCCGTCCGCGACTGCGCCCGCTCGGTCTCCCGGGACCTGGGCGCCGGGCGGTTCTGA
- a CDS encoding MIP/aquaporin family protein: MSSSDIFIGETIGTAILILLGAGVCAAVTLKASKARNAGWLAITFGWGFAVMTAVYISAPLSGAHLNPAVTLGIAIKDDDWSNLLTYWSGQLLGAMIGAVLVWVAYYGQFLAHLTDREIVGGPGTQDVKSVEAREAKAGPVLGVFSTGPEVRVAWQNVATEVIGTIVLVLAVLTQGLNDSGKGLGTLGALITAFVVVSIGLSLGGPTGYAINPVRDLGPRIVHALLPLPNKGGSDWSYAWVPVVGPLIGGAIAAGIYNVAFA; this comes from the coding sequence GTGTCCAGCTCCGACATCTTCATCGGCGAGACCATAGGTACCGCCATACTCATCCTGCTCGGCGCCGGCGTGTGTGCCGCCGTCACGCTGAAGGCCTCCAAGGCACGCAACGCCGGATGGCTCGCCATCACCTTCGGGTGGGGCTTCGCGGTGATGACCGCCGTGTACATCTCGGCGCCCCTCTCCGGTGCCCATCTGAACCCGGCCGTCACCCTCGGCATCGCGATCAAGGACGACGACTGGAGCAACCTCCTGACCTACTGGTCGGGCCAGCTCCTCGGCGCCATGATCGGAGCGGTGCTCGTCTGGGTCGCGTACTACGGACAGTTCCTGGCGCACCTCACGGACCGGGAGATCGTGGGGGGCCCCGGCACGCAGGACGTCAAGTCCGTGGAGGCCCGGGAGGCCAAGGCGGGCCCGGTGCTCGGCGTCTTCTCCACCGGCCCGGAGGTCCGGGTGGCGTGGCAGAACGTCGCCACGGAGGTCATCGGCACGATCGTGCTGGTGCTCGCGGTCCTCACCCAGGGGCTCAACGACAGCGGCAAGGGTCTCGGCACCCTGGGCGCGCTGATCACCGCCTTCGTGGTCGTCAGCATCGGTCTCTCGCTCGGTGGTCCGACGGGGTACGCGATCAACCCGGTCCGTGACCTCGGCCCGCGCATCGTGCACGCCCTGCTGCCGCTGCCCAACAAGGGCGGATCGGACTGGAGCTACGCCTGGGTCCCGGTGGTGGGTCCGCTGATCGGCGGGGCGATCGCCGCAGGCATCTACAACGTCGCTTTTGCTTAG
- the glpK gene encoding glycerol kinase GlpK: MTDAHTAGPFIAAIDQGTTSSRCIVFDRDGRIVSVDQKEHEQIFPKPGWVEHNAAEIWTNVQEVVAGAVEKAGITRDDIKAIGITNQRETTLLWDKNTGEPVHNALVWQDTRTDALCKELGRNVGQDRFRRETGLPLASYFAGPKARWLLDNVEGLRERAEAGDILFGTMDSWVIWNLTGGVNGGRHVTDVTNASRTMLMNLHTMQWDERIAESIGVPLNMLPEIRSSAEVYGEVTGGKLGDLLGGIPVASALGDQQAALFGQTCFAEGEAKSTYGTGTFMLMNTGDKLINSYSGLLTTVGYQIGDQKPVYALEGSIAVTGSLVQWMRDQMGLIKSAAEIETLALSVEDNGGAYFVPAFSGLFAPYWRPDARGVITGLTRYVTKAHIARAVLEATAWQTREISDAMTKDSGVELTALKVDGGMTSNNLLMQTLADVLDAPVVRPMVAETTCLGAAYAAGLAVGFWTNTEDLRANWRRAAEWTPNMAAETRDREYKSWLKAVERTMGWLEDDADEE, from the coding sequence GTGACCGACGCGCACACCGCCGGCCCCTTCATCGCCGCCATCGACCAGGGCACCACGTCCAGCCGCTGCATCGTCTTCGACCGGGACGGCCGGATCGTCTCCGTCGACCAGAAGGAGCACGAGCAGATCTTCCCGAAGCCGGGCTGGGTCGAGCACAACGCCGCCGAGATCTGGACCAACGTCCAGGAGGTCGTCGCCGGAGCCGTCGAGAAGGCCGGCATCACCCGCGACGACATCAAGGCCATCGGCATCACCAACCAGCGCGAGACGACGCTGCTGTGGGACAAGAACACCGGTGAGCCCGTCCACAACGCCCTCGTCTGGCAGGACACCCGCACCGACGCGCTCTGCAAGGAACTCGGCCGCAACGTCGGCCAGGACCGCTTCCGCCGCGAGACCGGCCTGCCGCTCGCCTCGTACTTCGCCGGTCCCAAGGCCCGCTGGCTGCTCGACAACGTCGAAGGACTGCGCGAGCGCGCCGAGGCCGGCGACATCCTCTTCGGCACGATGGACAGCTGGGTCATCTGGAACCTGACGGGCGGTGTGAACGGCGGCCGGCACGTCACCGACGTCACGAACGCCTCCCGCACGATGCTGATGAACCTGCACACCATGCAGTGGGACGAGAGGATCGCCGAGTCCATCGGCGTCCCGCTGAACATGCTGCCCGAGATCCGCTCCTCCGCCGAGGTGTACGGCGAGGTCACCGGCGGCAAGCTGGGCGACCTGCTCGGCGGCATCCCGGTCGCCTCCGCGCTCGGCGACCAGCAGGCGGCCCTGTTCGGCCAGACCTGTTTCGCCGAGGGCGAGGCCAAGTCCACGTACGGCACCGGCACGTTCATGCTGATGAACACCGGTGACAAGCTGATCAACTCGTACAGCGGCCTGCTGACCACCGTCGGCTACCAGATCGGCGACCAGAAGCCGGTCTACGCCCTTGAGGGCTCCATCGCCGTCACCGGCTCGCTCGTCCAGTGGATGCGCGACCAGATGGGCCTCATCAAGTCCGCCGCAGAGATCGAGACGCTCGCGCTGTCGGTCGAGGACAACGGCGGCGCGTACTTCGTGCCGGCCTTCTCCGGTCTGTTCGCCCCGTACTGGCGCCCCGACGCCCGCGGTGTGATCACCGGCCTGACCCGGTACGTCACCAAGGCGCACATCGCGCGCGCCGTCCTGGAGGCCACCGCCTGGCAGACCCGTGAGATCAGCGACGCCATGACGAAGGACTCCGGCGTCGAGCTGACGGCCCTCAAGGTCGACGGCGGCATGACCTCCAACAACCTGCTGATGCAGACCCTGGCCGACGTCCTGGACGCCCCCGTGGTGCGCCCGATGGTCGCCGAGACCACCTGCCTCGGCGCCGCCTACGCCGCCGGCCTCGCCGTCGGCTTCTGGACGAACACCGAGGACCTGCGCGCCAACTGGCGGCGGGCCGCGGAATGGACCCCGAACATGGCCGCGGAGACCCGCGACCGTGAGTACAAGAGCTGGCTCAAGGCCGTCGAACGGACCATGGGCTGGCTCGAAGACGACGCTGACGAGGAGTAA
- a CDS encoding glycerol-3-phosphate dehydrogenase/oxidase, which translates to MTTLQSVPALGTHQANGSAAFHGRAVSRAETREQLSRSTYDLLVIGGGILGISTAWHAAQSGLRVALVDAGDFAGATSSASSKLLHGGLRYLQTGAVKLVAENHFERRAVSRQVAPHLANPLTFYLPVYKGGPHGAAKLGAGVFAYSALSAFGDGVGHLLSPSKAAQDVPELRTDNLKAVAVYGDDQMNDSRMALMTVRAAVESGATVLNHAAVTGLRFTRGRVTGAELKDTLSGDEFGVSARLVLNATGPWVDHLRRMEDENAAPSIRLSKGAHLVLKRTSPWKAALATPIDKYRITFALPWEDMLLLGTTDEEYEGDPADVSVTEKDIAQILDEAAFSIRDKQLTRDLITYSFAGLRVLPGGPGDTSKAKRETVVTEGRGGMLSVAGGKWTTFRHIGRTVMKQLETLPGRPLGEDFEPVSALPKKLPLPGVANPRAVAHRLLVDSPTVGPRMGADTAKHLATHYGSLAFDIARLAEDNPELAGRVHEDAPEIWAQVVYARDNEWAETADDVLRRRTTLTIRGLANDEIRGKVQNLLDNK; encoded by the coding sequence ATGACCACCCTGCAGAGTGTCCCGGCTCTTGGGACGCACCAGGCCAACGGCTCCGCCGCTTTTCACGGGAGGGCGGTGAGCCGCGCCGAGACCCGGGAGCAGCTGTCCAGGTCGACGTACGACCTCCTGGTGATCGGTGGCGGAATCCTGGGCATCTCCACCGCCTGGCATGCCGCGCAGTCGGGTCTGCGGGTGGCCCTGGTCGACGCCGGCGACTTCGCCGGCGCGACCTCCTCCGCCTCCTCCAAGCTGCTCCACGGCGGTCTGCGCTATCTGCAGACCGGTGCGGTGAAGCTGGTGGCGGAGAACCACTTCGAGCGCCGTGCGGTCTCCCGTCAGGTGGCTCCCCACCTGGCGAACCCGCTCACGTTCTACCTCCCCGTGTACAAGGGCGGGCCGCACGGCGCGGCGAAGCTGGGCGCGGGCGTCTTCGCGTACTCGGCGCTGTCGGCCTTCGGTGACGGCGTGGGGCACCTGCTCTCGCCGTCGAAGGCCGCGCAGGACGTTCCCGAGCTGCGTACGGACAATCTGAAGGCCGTGGCCGTGTACGGCGACGACCAGATGAACGACTCGCGGATGGCGCTGATGACGGTCCGCGCGGCCGTCGAGTCGGGTGCCACCGTGCTCAACCACGCCGCCGTCACCGGCCTGCGCTTCACCCGCGGCCGGGTCACCGGCGCGGAGCTGAAGGACACGCTCTCCGGTGACGAGTTCGGTGTGTCGGCGCGGCTCGTGCTGAACGCGACCGGGCCGTGGGTGGACCACCTGCGCCGGATGGAGGACGAGAACGCGGCGCCGTCCATCCGCCTCTCCAAGGGCGCGCACCTGGTCCTCAAGCGCACCTCTCCCTGGAAGGCCGCGCTGGCCACGCCGATCGACAAGTACCGCATCACCTTCGCCCTCCCGTGGGAGGACATGCTGCTGCTCGGCACGACCGACGAGGAGTACGAGGGCGACCCGGCGGACGTCTCGGTCACCGAGAAGGACATCGCCCAGATCCTGGACGAGGCCGCGTTCTCCATCCGTGACAAGCAGCTGACCCGCGATCTGATCACGTACTCCTTCGCCGGTCTGCGCGTCCTGCCCGGCGGCCCCGGCGACACGTCGAAGGCCAAGCGGGAGACCGTCGTCACCGAGGGCCGGGGCGGCATGCTGTCCGTCGCGGGCGGCAAGTGGACGACGTTCCGGCACATCGGCCGGACCGTCATGAAGCAGCTGGAGACGCTGCCGGGCCGGCCGCTCGGCGAGGACTTCGAGCCGGTCTCCGCGCTGCCGAAGAAGCTGCCGCTGCCGGGTGTCGCCAACCCCCGCGCGGTCGCGCACCGGCTCCTGGTCGACTCCCCCACCGTCGGTCCGCGGATGGGCGCCGACACCGCCAAGCACCTGGCGACGCACTACGGTTCGCTGGCCTTCGACATCGCGCGACTGGCCGAGGACAACCCGGAGCTGGCCGGGCGCGTGCACGAGGACGCGCCCGAGATCTGGGCCCAGGTCGTGTACGCCCGTGACAACGAGTGGGCCGAGACGGCGGACGACGTCCTGCGCCGCCGCACGACCCTCACGATCCGAGGCCTGGCGAACGACGAGATACGCGGCAAGGTCCAGAACCTGCTCGACAACAAGTAG
- a CDS encoding nucleoside phosphorylase encodes MTQEQAPQDLAPITRIPRTGLPARAVVVGDPARAAAVAALLDGAEEVSYHREYRLFSGTWQGVPVVVASHGVGAPGAILLFQELADAGVSTFVRFGTAGAMRPGIQDGDLVIAEAAVRDDGVTQQLLPPEYPAVATPEAVLALQLAAREQGAPHHRGLVWTRAAFQPGLIPLFSYDGAGLAAIEMELSALYVTASLRGLTAGGVLVIDGANADELVDEASTGGYDPHRAVVAAGVERGAVVALEALRLLAEAEERAL; translated from the coding sequence ATGACGCAGGAACAGGCCCCGCAGGACCTGGCCCCCATCACCCGCATACCGCGCACCGGGCTCCCCGCGCGCGCCGTCGTCGTCGGGGATCCCGCGCGCGCCGCGGCCGTCGCCGCGCTGCTCGACGGCGCCGAGGAGGTCTCGTACCACCGCGAATACCGTCTGTTCAGCGGGACTTGGCAGGGCGTGCCGGTCGTCGTCGCCTCCCACGGGGTGGGCGCCCCGGGTGCGATTCTGCTCTTCCAGGAGCTGGCGGACGCGGGCGTGTCCACCTTCGTGCGGTTCGGTACGGCGGGTGCGATGCGGCCCGGGATCCAGGACGGCGACCTGGTCATCGCGGAGGCGGCCGTACGCGACGACGGGGTGACCCAGCAGTTGCTGCCGCCCGAGTATCCGGCGGTGGCCACCCCGGAGGCGGTGCTCGCGCTCCAGCTGGCGGCACGCGAGCAGGGCGCTCCGCACCACCGCGGCCTGGTGTGGACGCGGGCCGCGTTCCAGCCGGGGCTGATACCCCTGTTCTCGTACGACGGGGCGGGGCTCGCGGCCATCGAGATGGAGCTGTCCGCGCTGTATGTGACGGCCTCCCTGCGCGGGCTGACCGCGGGCGGGGTGCTGGTGATCGACGGCGCGAACGCGGACGAGCTGGTCGACGAGGCGAGCACCGGCGGCTACGACCCGCACCGCGCGGTCGTCGCGGCGGGTGTGGAACGCGGCGCGGTGGTCGCGCTGGAGGCCCTGCGTCTGCTGGCCGAGGCCGAGGAGCGCGCGCTGTGA